The genomic stretch AGTTTATAAATGCTGCCTACAATTTTTTATAGGACCTTTAGCTAGTCTACTTTTGTTGCTGGCAATGGCATTCTGAATTTTTTACTTTTCATTGAACTATCAGGCTCAGCGAGATATGTATCTTTTGCTCTCAAGGTTCATTCTATTTTACAATTCAGGTAGCCATTCAGAGAAGTTATTAGCCTATAAATAATAATGCAATAGTCTCTAAATCTAATATTGCCCTCTTTGCAGCTGGCAAAATCGATAGCTTCTTGAAACAATGTCCTGTTTTTCAAACTGCCTTCTTAGTTGGCAGTCCGGCAGATATATTTGTGAATGAACTCACGGATCAGGTACATCTGAATCACCTTTTTTCACAATTGAAAACCATATCCTCTGTTTCATATAAAGAAATTATGTTACCTACACTTAATTGTTGCTGTTGATTTTTTTAACAGCTTCAAAAGCTTAAGGTGGAACCTGTACTGCTGCATTATCTTTCAGAAGTCAAGGTCCTTCAGGGTACTAAACCAACCATTCAGGTGCAATAGTTGGACATGGAATATTCTTCTCTCAACCTGACTCAGCTAAGTCATTCTTTTGTTTATGTTAATGGCACAGGTATCGAATTGAGAATGACGACAAGTACGAGATTGAAAACATGTTTGTATGGTTTTACTTCTCCTGGTGGTCCAATGTACCCGACCAGAGCTGTTCGTCATGCTGCATGGGAAGCACTAGATTTTCTTTTTCCGATAAgtattattattaataattaaagCACTAGAGTTTCTTTTTCCGTTAGTATTATTATTACTTAATAATTAGTATTCAAACCAAATTATAACAAATTGCAAGAGCTTTGTCCTCGCCGGCCCAAAATGCCTTTTTTCACTTTAAATATTTTTAGGTCCCATCATTGTTAAATACTTGACTTTTATTAAAGCCTTTTTAAGTTTTATAGGTGGGATTATATGACTATTAAACTGTTTAAATTTCCAATAGATGAAGGGAAACATTAATGGCTTTTTAAAATGATTTCATAGAATCTGCACACAGATGATGTGTTTTTCCCTTTTAGCTTTTTCAACTTATTTCTGAAAGGCTGGATTAATTGTGTATATGCCGTATAGTCATAGTTAAGATATCAATATAGCATATTGATAAATAAGTGTAATATCTTAACTCATAAGCAAGAGCTTCATGCACGCACCAAGTACTAGTCCGATAAATGAATATTAATGTTGATTTTCTGCTATGATGCAGGTTGGGCAATACCCTCGGCATCTCATAAGTCTGTTCTTCAGGTTGCTCTATCCATGGTATTGGCCATCCTCTTGTTGGAACTTTGTGGTTTCGTGCATTCATGCTATCTTTTACTCCTTACTGAGGTTGATATTTTCTACGTGGGAAAAAATTGCCAAACCAAAAACACAGTAGATGTCCATATGTCCTGAAGATATTGGAGTTCATGCATTGAACCCGGGTCATCTCTTGCCAACCAGCACGAATGCCTTCTCTGATATTTCTTTTTTCCACTCAATGTGATGTACAtatcattttttgaattaatatGTACAATTTTTATCAGAGAAGGCATATTATTCAGGTTCATTCGTTCAtatcattttttgaattaatatGTACAATTTTTATAAAAATGTGAAGCCTTTTTTTGATTTGAACATTTTCTCACTCGTCTTAATGACTTTTTGTTGGCTTTCTTGTAGTGAGCGTATTTACTTTTCAATGCTTACATTGATAATGTTTTGTGGATTTTGTAGGTGGAAAACTTGGAAGAGGTCATTGCACTTACTGTGATATAACTGTTAAATTGTTTGTCTCACACATATCTTTCAGATGCAAAGGATAATACTGACATTATGAATTTTGTTACAGGCCCCGCCCAGGGAGCAAGCGTATGTGACATTTTCATTGTATTAGATTGTGTTGATCCTACTATTGCTAGCACATGTGTCTTTATGGTGTTAAGCAATCTCCAAGAGTTTGGTTTGATAGATTCAGTACTGTAATATAACAGTTTGGTATAGTCCGTAGTGAAGCCGACCATTCTGGTTTTTTTTATCATCACTCATCCCAATAGTGAATTACTCTTGCTGTGTATGTAGATgacattttcataatttttagTCATCAATAAGGAATATTCCAACTCATGACAAGTGTATCTCTTCACCCAAAAGTAAGTTTTATTTTAAGCTCATTTTGTTTTCTCAACTCACTTTTTCTACCATCATAATTTCATGTGTaaattttctttctttctcaatAGGTAAATGGTGGACTTCTAAGTCCAGGGTTGATGGGACTGTACGTTGTCTTCCTTTGTTGGTGTGCAATTAGAAGGTAAGATGGATATCATGTTTGATTCTACGGCGATAAAAATTAATTTTGACCGAATATGAATGTTAACTTATTTATGCATGCAGTGAACCCGAAGGAGATCAATGCATCCGGAAGGCAGGCACTGTACCCGAAACCGACTGGCTAAACATCATTGTAATATTTCTATTTTATAATCTATTCAAATTCAAAATTAATGTTGGATGTGTGAATCTAAACTTATGATATGGTTCTATAAAATTGCGAATCAACTGTGGTTGAACGACCAGAAGACTAGTAGGGTCTCGGTTATACAACCTTTGACATGCTTGAAACATTTACTAAGCACTAAAATACATGATCTAACATTAGTTACTGTCTTCAATGTTGACTGACATGTGACAATAACTGTTGGCAGAGTTTTGTTATTGGAATACTAGCAATAGTTTTTGCAACATTTTCAACAGGTATAGATTCTAAATCCTTTCAGGTTTGTTACAAATATTAAAatcaaacttgaatttaaatatAATTTTCTGCAATGCATACATATCTGACACATATAGTTAATTTGCAGTTAAAGAAGAGTGAGAAGGCAACAGAAGAAAATGATGTTCCATATGGTTATGGCTTCTTTCATTTTGTTTTTGCCGTAGGAGCTATGTACTTTGCAATGCTATTGGTTGGATGGAATAGTCATCACTCTATGAAAAAGTATGGTTCCATCTTGTACATGTTATGGGCATCATCGTACTAGGttttttagttttgttttgtCAACAAAAAGATAAAACGTGAGAAAGTCAAATAAAATCATCATATATGAATCTAGATGCCACCTAATAAATAAACCAATAAATGTGTTTCCAATGAAGCTTATGTGTGTTCCTTGGTTGACATATTAGACTATTAATGTTTGTCATCAATGCTATAACTTTTCTTTTTGGCTTCTTCTCATTTATAGTAGCATGTTTATTTGGTGTTGACCCTTTCTTTCTTTAAGGGCAGCCATAAATGTTTTGGAAATAAAATGCTATTGCTATGTTGTTCTGCAGATGGTCACTTGATGTGGGCTGAACCAGTGCTTGGGTCAGAATAGTAAATGAATGGTTGGCAGTCTGTGTATACTGTAagtttatttttctttctttaaGTATTGTgatcaattaaaaataaaaatattaaattagagaaagaaagagagagttATAATATGCAGCAGCTGACATTTTAATCAGTGTCTAACAACAACATGACTCAACATTTTGATATATGTCCAACATGTGTTTGTCTAACAACGGCGCTGACACGTATAGTTACACTCAATTTACTTTAATTTTCTCTAATTATTATTATCAATGTCAGTGTTTCGTAGATTCTAATATAGCACATTGTCTCAAATTATTATTACCAATGTTAGTGTTTCGTAGATTCTAATACAGCACATTGTGTGTAATTTCTTGAGCAAAGACAACTAAAGGGAGTTTTTGCAGGTACCACACCTTTGGTGTGTCATGTTATGCTCATGAGTATGATGAAACAGAAAGGAAATGCAACATCTTAAAAGCATGGTAGGAAGTTTACCTTTGATTTGAGCTGCTGGCCATGCTTAACAGTCCGGTCTTCAACCGAGCTGAGTGAATGAGACTCATTGGCATGGGGGGCCTTCTGAAACATTGGAAATGGGCAGAGGCTGAAAACTTTGGGTGTCAGGCTGTGTTTGAAGTGGGGAGTTATGCCTCAAGTATAAATTCTGGTGTCAGGCTGTGTTTGAAGTGGGGAGTCATGCCTCAAATATAAATTCTGGTGTCCCTAGTGAAAGTTGAAGCAAAACATTGAAAATTTGAGTTGTTCTTCATAATGCCTATTAAGCTCACCAGATCTTGCGAAAGAAATGGGAGAAGGTGTGTAGAGAAAATAAAAGGCGGGGAGGGGACTGGGTATATAAAATTTGAGAGCTTTCAACTTAGCTTTGGTTTGGTACTGGCTCTTGAGGTTGCATGTAGAAAAACAAAGTCAGTTTTTGAAAACCAGAATTTCATGTATATGGACCCAACATATTATTCAAAAAAGTTTATTTGACAGTAATATATAAGACAACTATTGCCCTTTTGTAATTTGTACAAGTAAAGTGTAAACTTTGAATTTTGTTTGAAATCGTGATTTCCGTTTTTGATTTGGTTCTCACAATAtagataatgcattcatagaaagtaagtTGCTTTAACTTGTTGGAATCTTCCAAAGGAAACTAGAAATAGGATGTTTGGTTTAGTAGGACTTTCTAATTGTATCTTGTTCTTTTTCCTCTTTCAaaagacttcccataaaggtcaatgccactcttttatgcttataacatcatgcGTTTTTATAATTCCGTCTTTTTGTTTACTttaaaatgttactctttttatttcccaaaattattttaaaatgaTTACTAACTTGTTCGTCCGAGTctttgtaggaaggtatgtacgctcttgtcatgaatagatcaaaaaATGAGTCTTGTGGTCATTACAGGGTAATGTTCTTCTATGGCctcttttcatttggtttttagAATGCATGCtaagtgattgttttgttacaaaTAGTCAATACTGCACAAATCTATAATAAATATTGGATTGTTTCTGGCactttcttttttatattattcGGGTAAtggttgtattgtgttttgatttcactgtttcttttggtcatatttgatagggagagccagcAGTTGAGATTACAAGTGAAGGTGTTGATGTTGCAGGGCATACAATTGTTACAACTTTGGAGGTCATTTCcaacttaggaaggttctcaaccccaagagtgtgatcaaaccaacatcactagctaaagattattttgaatCCATAACTAACTTGATCGTCCGATACTTTGTAGGTACCACACCTTTGCTATGATCATGTCAGTCTTGAGGCCCTTAGAGGTAATGTTATTATGTTTGCCTCTTTTAATttggtttgatttgtttgtgctcAACAAATTGTTCAGGTTCATTCGTTGATTTCGTTTATTAATATGTACAAGTTTTATAAAAACGTGAAGCCTTTTCTTGACTTGAACATTTTTTCAGATATGATTCAGGTTTTTTATTTTTTCTGAATTTATAGTAATTTGTGACCTTTTCCATGAGATATAGAAAGTGATGCAGGGAACCTTTGATTTGGAAGCATAATTCGGTATGCACCCCAGCTATTTTTCATATAGAGTTTCATGCATTACATTAGATTAAATCACATAAATTTGTTAATTAATTTGCATATTGTTTATAATTCATTTCAGATCCTAGTAATTTTCAATTATGACTACCAAAATCTTTTTATTGGGACTTTAGGTAAAAAGTCATCCTGCATATGTTCTGATTTGTACAAATTTGCTGAAGTGGTTTTCCTTCAAATGTGGTTGCAGGGATTTGTCATCGTCTCAGTTTTATTCGATACAACATCTTGCCCTCGTACACCTTAACAAAATTGGGTAGCCGGATGTAAAAATATGCATCTTATAAAAATCGCTTGGACCCTACTTCTCTATGGTAATGTTTCATTCTGGTTCTGGGGGATATTATGCTAATATGGCATGTTACCTTATAAACCTCATGCCCTCGCATGTCCTTAACAACAATATCCCTCACTTAATTTTGTTGTTTTCTTATTCCCCCTTCACCCAATTCCTCCTCGTGTCTTCGAGTTTACAATATTTGTTAAGGTAAATGCTCGTGACGGTGACAGTACCAGTGATCATCCATGGTTCTCTTTCTCTCTCctccaggttactcctaccctatctcatatcgaaacattggggacaatgttcggtttaaaTGTGGAAGGGGATTTTTACCGTTTTTTATTGCTTttctttatttttagtatgttttgtgcgtttttagttgtttgcttttcctttcaataaaataacatgtgtttgacgagtcatttgtgtagtgtatccgtatttctccctttttttttaaccttaccaaaaaactttgtgagcaaagaaaacagtgcatcttgaatattcaggctataagacaggtttattacgggatgtaaaagacttggaaaaagtttttctaaaaatcggtattgtcttaacaccgtaggcttcatgattataagtGTCGATCCCGATACTCCATATGTTGTGGTCccaatttttgttccaaataagtccttaagtagtttatccttgcagtcagctccggcttaagcatgctctacgtaggggaccgatgaaaataagtgaatgatcacaaaaaaaaATTTTGCTTTGTTCTCAAGTCATATGAAAATTCGGGCTAagtgactctcacacggtcatttaacccagttaaataaagacatatgcgaaacatgcagaagaaaaaaaaataaaaatatatatatatatatatatatatatatatatatatatatatatatatatatatatatgcctATTGTaagttggttcagaggtatctggtgctgaacttggtagggtggattacgatccaatcccccacaactgcaaattgggttaaataaaggggttacaccaacttattACCAGAACCTCGTGcttaaaaaaacaaaaaaaaaaatatatatatatatatatatatatatatatatatatatatatatatatatatatatatatatatatatatatatatatatatatatatatatatataaatatgcctattgttggttggttcagaggtatctggtgctgaacttggtagggtggattacgatccaatcccccacaactgcaaattgggttaaataaaaggggttacaccaacttatgtaccagagccccatgctcaagatcataatcactaaccggtcactttactatgagtatgtacggataacgggcttaatgtgattgcacctgaatgaaaaggacttgaagAAAACGAAAAGAAGGCCTAAGTATGGTGGGGTAATGTAGATTGATTTGTAGAAACCGCTTGGACCCTCCTTCTCTATGGTAATGTTCCATTCTGGTTCTGGGGGATATTATGCTAATATGGCATGTTACCTTATGAATCTCATGCCCTCGTCTGTCCTTAACAACAATATCCCTCACTTAATTTTGTTATTTCCTTATTCCCCTTCACCCAATTCCTCCTCGTGTCTTCGAGTCTACAATATTTGTTAAAGTAAATGCTCGTGACGGTGACGGTACCGGTGATCAATCATGgttctctttctctctcttccaggttactcctaccctatctcatatcgaaacacTGGGGACAATATTCGATTTAAGTGTGAGAGGAGATTTTTATCGTTTTTATTGCTTttctttatttttagtatgttttgtgcatttttagttgtttgcttttcatttcaataaaataacatgtgtttgatgagtcatctgtgtagtgtatCCGTATTTCTCCCTTTTCTTTAAACTTACCAAAATAATTATGAGAAAAGAAAACAGTGCATCTTGAATATTCAGGACATAAGACAGGTTTATGAcgggatgtaaa from Lathyrus oleraceus cultivar Zhongwan6 chromosome 7, CAAS_Psat_ZW6_1.0, whole genome shotgun sequence encodes the following:
- the LOC127106033 gene encoding uncharacterized protein LOC127106033 isoform X2; this translates as MRFIDMGGLLKLDFTYKCHVFIDVIFNKEEDVISPENDVIDGPLCFYDVLADYFVHVPESGKPVLDLIVQLWSQSFASHIFSLLFHKWMFEVHLDNPEVLLRYSSALVQGATNVFWIDIQTNTKRFRSIFRYLLDDVALHHSRLNKIPLQAQRDMYLLLSRFILFYNSAGKIDSFLKQCPVFQTAFLVGSPADIFVNELTDQLQKLKVEPVLLHYLSEVKVLQGIELRMTTSTRLKTCLYGFTSPGGPMYPTRAVRHAAWEALDFLFPISWAIPSASHKSVLQVALSMVLAILLLELCGFVHSCYLLLLTEVDIFYVGKNCQTKNTVDVHMS
- the LOC127106033 gene encoding uncharacterized protein LOC127106033 isoform X1; translated protein: MGNTCLFSFLFAKQITKCRFSLFTMADVIFNKEEDVISPENDVIDGPLCFYDVLADYFVHVPESGKPVLDLIVQLWSQSFASHIFSLLFHKWMFEVHLDNPEVLLRYSSALVQGATNVFWIDIQTNTKRFRSIFRYLLDDVALHHSRLNKIPLQAQRDMYLLLSRFILFYNSAGKIDSFLKQCPVFQTAFLVGSPADIFVNELTDQLQKLKVEPVLLHYLSEVKVLQGIELRMTTSTRLKTCLYGFTSPGGPMYPTRAVRHAAWEALDFLFPISWAIPSASHKSVLQVALSMVLAILLLELCGFVHSCYLLLLTEVDIFYVGKNCQTKNTVDVHMS